Proteins co-encoded in one Armatimonadota bacterium genomic window:
- the argR gene encoding arginine repressor: MSHSRAARTPQVAGLQTPQDVEAGTEVRTVHQRLQRILEIVARTPIATQQELVRALRARGIRVTQATVSRDIKRLGLVKVPTGEGTYRYAAPAQVQPTGDEVRRRLQRAFADYVTAVEEGSGLVLVKTADGSAGPVAEAIDDAAWPDVAGTVAGDNTIIVVPRRARDRPAIVRRLRSLL; the protein is encoded by the coding sequence GTGAGCCACAGCCGGGCCGCCCGCACCCCGCAGGTCGCCGGGCTGCAGACGCCGCAGGACGTGGAGGCGGGCACCGAGGTGCGCACGGTGCACCAGCGGCTGCAGCGGATTCTCGAGATCGTGGCCCGGACGCCCATCGCCACCCAGCAGGAGCTGGTCCGGGCGCTGCGGGCGCGGGGCATCCGTGTCACCCAGGCCACCGTCTCCCGGGACATCAAGCGCCTGGGCCTGGTGAAGGTGCCCACCGGCGAGGGCACCTACCGGTACGCAGCCCCCGCACAGGTGCAGCCAACGGGCGACGAGGTGCGCCGCAGGCTCCAGCGGGCCTTCGCCGACTACGTCACGGCGGTGGAGGAGGGCAGCGGGCTGGTGCTGGTCAAGACCGCCGACGGCAGTGCCGGTCCGGTGGCCGAGGCGATCGACGACGCCGCTTGGCCCGACGTGGCGGGTACGGTCGCCGGCGACAACACGATCATCGTCGTGCCCCGCCGTGCCCGCGACCGGCCAGCCATCGTGCGGAGGCTGCGCAGCCTGCTCTGA
- a CDS encoding argininosuccinate synthase translates to MAQVRKVALAYSGGLDTSVAIPWLRETYGCDVVAVIVDVGQGEDLDAIRAKALASGATAAHVVDVRRVFVTDYIVPMVQAGAVYEGRYLLGTALARPLIAKTQVEVALAEGCDALAHGATGKGNDQVRFELAYQALAPELKVIAPWREWPIRSREQAIAYAERWGIPVPASRARPYSVDRNLWHCSSEAGVLEDTWAEPPADVYQYTADPRTAPDEPEDVEIDFEEGRPVGLNGSRVDPLALMEHLNALGSRHGVGRVDMVENRLVGMKSRGVYETPGGTVLVTAHRDLEAITLERECAHVKMQLAHRYAELIYYGQWFSPLRQALDAFVAATQRTVTGTVRVRLYRGSAAPVGRRSPVSLYSPALATFEADDVYDHRDAGGFIRLFGLPTRVFAQVHPQLMRALHARAR, encoded by the coding sequence ATGGCACAGGTACGGAAGGTGGCGCTGGCGTACTCGGGCGGGCTCGACACCTCGGTGGCGATCCCGTGGCTGCGCGAGACCTACGGCTGTGACGTCGTCGCGGTCATCGTCGACGTGGGCCAGGGGGAGGACCTGGACGCGATCCGCGCCAAGGCGCTCGCGTCGGGGGCGACCGCGGCCCACGTGGTCGACGTGCGCCGCGTGTTCGTGACCGACTACATCGTGCCCATGGTGCAGGCGGGTGCAGTCTACGAGGGCCGCTACCTGCTGGGCACCGCGCTGGCCCGGCCGCTGATCGCCAAGACGCAGGTGGAGGTGGCGCTGGCCGAAGGGTGCGACGCCCTGGCCCACGGCGCGACGGGCAAGGGCAACGACCAGGTGCGCTTCGAGCTCGCCTACCAGGCCCTGGCGCCCGAGCTCAAGGTCATCGCGCCCTGGCGGGAGTGGCCGATCCGCTCGCGCGAGCAGGCGATCGCCTACGCCGAGCGGTGGGGCATCCCGGTGCCGGCCAGCCGCGCCAGGCCCTACAGCGTGGACCGCAACCTGTGGCACTGCAGCAGCGAGGCCGGCGTGCTGGAAGACACCTGGGCCGAGCCGCCGGCGGACGTCTATCAGTACACGGCCGACCCGCGCACGGCGCCCGACGAGCCCGAGGACGTCGAGATCGACTTCGAGGAAGGCCGGCCGGTGGGGCTGAACGGGAGCCGCGTCGACCCGCTGGCGCTGATGGAGCACCTGAACGCCCTGGGCAGTCGGCACGGGGTGGGGCGCGTCGACATGGTCGAGAACCGCCTGGTGGGCATGAAGTCGCGCGGGGTGTACGAGACCCCCGGCGGGACGGTGCTGGTGACGGCCCACCGCGACCTGGAGGCGATCACGCTCGAGCGCGAGTGCGCCCACGTGAAGATGCAACTCGCCCACCGCTACGCGGAGCTGATCTACTACGGCCAGTGGTTCTCGCCGCTGCGCCAGGCCCTGGACGCCTTCGTGGCCGCCACCCAGCGCACCGTGACCGGCACCGTGCGCGTCCGGCTCTACCGGGGCTCGGCGGCGCCGGTGGGCCGCCGTTCGCCGGTCTCGCTGTACAGCCCGGCGCTGGCCACGTTCGAGGCCGACGACGTGTACGACCACCGCGACGCGGGCGGGTTCATCCGCCTGTTCGGCCTGCCCACCCGCGTCTTTGCCCAGGTGCATCCGCAGCTGATGCGGGCGCTGCATGCACGGGCGCGCTGA
- the argH gene encoding argininosuccinate lyase, with amino-acid sequence MTTPTTDPAGGYRMWGGRFRAAPDPRALELLGSLSVDRWLLRWDLLGSLAHVLSLAEAGVVPPAARQALARGLQEMLSEADAGRLIPAGTYEDVHSFIEGTLAARLGEVAGWLHTGRSRNDQVVTAFRLALKHEVRQLLGALCGLLEALLRRAREVKDVIVPGYTHLQRAQPVLLAHAWLAYFWMLHRDAGRLRDAYRRLDVLPLGSGAIAGSGFPVDRARQAAWLGFAEVSENSIDATGDRDFAFEVLAAAAMLGLHLSRWAEDLVLWTSQEFGFVRLPQALMTGSSLMPQKQNPDLLEIARAQAGVALGALVTLGTVLKGLPAGYSRDLQEDKAATATGMRAARTAVEALALVVDGLEVQRDRTAAALRGGFLTATEVADYLVRRGVPFRDAHHLAGRVVLAAEERGCELWELPLAAYREISPQFEADVLEAVTVEGAVAAKAVRGGTAPEQVAAALDAAQAALVVERAWVEQAAALQREAEARLLAAAAT; translated from the coding sequence ATGACCACGCCCACCACTGACCCTGCCGGCGGCTACCGCATGTGGGGCGGACGGTTCCGCGCCGCCCCCGACCCGCGGGCGCTCGAGCTGCTGGGGTCGCTGTCAGTCGACCGGTGGTTGCTGCGCTGGGATCTGCTGGGCAGCCTGGCGCACGTGCTCAGCCTCGCCGAGGCCGGTGTCGTTCCCCCTGCGGCGCGCCAGGCGCTGGCTCGCGGCCTGCAGGAGATGCTGAGCGAGGCGGATGCCGGCCGCCTGATTCCCGCCGGGACCTACGAGGACGTCCACTCGTTCATCGAGGGGACGCTGGCGGCGCGTCTGGGCGAGGTGGCGGGGTGGCTGCACACCGGCCGCAGCCGCAACGACCAGGTGGTGACGGCGTTCCGCCTGGCCCTCAAGCACGAGGTGCGCCAGTTGCTCGGGGCGCTGTGCGGGTTGCTGGAGGCCCTGCTGCGCCGCGCCCGCGAGGTCAAGGACGTCATCGTGCCCGGCTACACCCACCTGCAGCGGGCGCAGCCCGTGCTGCTCGCGCACGCCTGGCTCGCCTACTTCTGGATGCTCCACCGTGACGCCGGACGGCTGCGCGATGCGTACCGCCGGCTGGACGTCCTGCCGCTGGGGTCCGGAGCGATCGCCGGGTCGGGCTTCCCGGTGGATCGCGCGCGCCAGGCGGCGTGGCTGGGGTTTGCCGAGGTGTCCGAGAACAGCATCGATGCGACCGGTGACCGCGACTTCGCCTTCGAGGTGCTGGCGGCCGCCGCGATGCTGGGGCTCCACCTGTCGCGGTGGGCCGAAGACCTGGTGCTGTGGACCTCGCAGGAGTTCGGGTTCGTCCGGTTGCCGCAGGCCCTGATGACCGGCAGCAGCCTGATGCCGCAGAAGCAGAACCCCGACCTGCTGGAGATCGCGCGTGCCCAGGCTGGTGTCGCGTTGGGGGCGCTGGTGACGTTGGGCACGGTGCTCAAGGGCCTGCCTGCCGGGTACAGCCGCGACCTGCAGGAGGACAAGGCTGCCACGGCCACCGGGATGCGGGCGGCGCGCACCGCGGTGGAGGCGCTGGCGCTGGTGGTCGACGGCCTGGAGGTGCAGCGCGACCGGACGGCGGCGGCGCTGCGCGGTGGCTTCCTCACCGCCACCGAGGTGGCGGACTACCTGGTGCGGCGGGGCGTGCCGTTCCGCGACGCTCATCACTTGGCGGGTCGGGTGGTGCTGGCTGCGGAGGAGCGGGGCTGCGAGCTGTGGGAACTGCCACTGGCCGCCTACCGGGAGATCAGCCCGCAGTTCGAGGCTGACGTGCTGGAAGCCGTTACGGTCGAAGGAGCGGTTGCGGCCAAGGCGGTCAGGGGCGGTACGGCGCCAGAGCAGGTCGCGGCGGCGCTGGACGCCGCGCAGGCGGCGCTGGTGGTCGAACGGGCCTGGGTGGAGCAGGCCGCCGCCCTCCAGCGGGAGGCCGAGGCGCGGTTGCTCGCGGCCGCAGCGACGTGA
- the argB gene encoding acetylglutamate kinase, with protein MTLVDLATEARLIAAGVRYAAAWRGKTVVVKYGGSVLEAGTAGTVIEDLVLLKAAGVHPVLVHGGGAEITRMLERVGKPTRFVDGLRVTDEETMEIVEMVLAGRANKALVTMVGQAGGSAVGLSGKDAGLLQARRQERPAGLGLVGEVVEVRGQLLRILNEAGYIPVIASIGVGPGGESLNLNADHAAAALAVALGASKLILLTDVPGVMRTRDGTSALISSLTAAEARALVADGTVSRGMIPKVEACLLALERGVPSAHIIGTEAPHALLLELFTEEGVGTMITGGGR; from the coding sequence GTGACCCTCGTGGACCTGGCCACCGAGGCCCGGCTGATCGCCGCCGGGGTACGCTACGCCGCCGCCTGGCGCGGCAAGACCGTCGTGGTCAAGTACGGCGGCAGCGTGCTCGAGGCCGGCACCGCCGGCACCGTCATCGAGGACTTGGTGCTGCTCAAGGCCGCCGGCGTGCATCCGGTGCTGGTGCACGGGGGCGGCGCCGAGATCACCCGGATGCTGGAGCGGGTCGGCAAGCCCACGCGGTTCGTCGACGGCCTGCGGGTCACCGACGAAGAGACCATGGAGATCGTCGAGATGGTGCTGGCGGGCCGCGCCAACAAGGCCCTGGTGACGATGGTCGGCCAGGCCGGCGGCAGCGCCGTGGGGCTCTCGGGCAAGGACGCGGGCCTGCTCCAGGCACGACGCCAGGAGCGTCCGGCGGGCCTGGGCCTCGTGGGGGAGGTCGTGGAGGTCCGCGGCCAGCTCCTGCGCATCCTCAACGAGGCCGGCTACATCCCCGTGATCGCCTCGATCGGCGTGGGGCCGGGCGGCGAGAGCCTCAACCTCAACGCCGACCACGCCGCCGCGGCGCTGGCGGTGGCCCTGGGGGCCAGCAAGCTCATCCTCCTGACCGACGTGCCCGGCGTGATGCGCACACGGGACGGCACATCCGCGCTGATCTCGAGCCTGACGGCCGCCGAGGCCAGGGCCCTGGTGGCCGACGGCACCGTCTCGCGCGGCATGATCCCCAAGGTCGAGGCGTGCCTGCTGGCCCTGGAGCGGGGCGTGCCCAGCGCGCACATCATCGGCACCGAGGCGCCGCACGCGCTGCTGCTGGAGCTGTTCACCGAGGAAGGCGTCGGCACCATGATCACCGGAGGCGGACGATGA
- a CDS encoding acetylornithine transaminase, producing the protein MTTDEVLELSRRYLLPTYRRAPVAFASGQGVWLEDLEGRRYLDFVGGIAVSALGHNHPALVAALCAQAARVIHVSNLFHIAEQARLAQWLVEHSCADRAWFCNSGAEANEAAIKLARKWGRQDGRGRYEIIVAQQSFHGRTMGTLAATMQPKYQEPFAPLLPGFVAVPFNDPDALPAATTERTVAVMLEPVQGESGVVPADPGYLQAVREWCTANDLLLILDEVQTGMGRTGTLFAYEQYGIEPDVLTLAKGLGGGVPIGALLVKERYAALGPGDHGSTFGGNPLACAAALAVARTIVAEGLPVRAGAMGRYFAAGLQRLVDRGLARAVRGRGLLLALDLAVEAGPVVDACRAAGLLVNAVQAKTLRFAPPLIVGEEEIDQALAILERVLAEVATAPGPVATS; encoded by the coding sequence ATGACGACCGACGAGGTGCTGGAGCTGTCGCGCCGCTACCTGCTGCCCACCTACCGCCGGGCGCCCGTGGCGTTCGCGTCAGGGCAGGGCGTGTGGCTGGAGGACCTGGAGGGCCGGCGCTACCTGGACTTCGTCGGCGGGATCGCCGTGTCGGCGCTCGGGCACAACCACCCGGCGCTGGTGGCCGCGCTGTGCGCCCAGGCCGCGCGGGTGATCCACGTGTCCAACCTGTTCCACATCGCCGAGCAGGCCCGGCTGGCCCAGTGGCTGGTCGAGCACTCGTGCGCCGACCGCGCCTGGTTCTGCAACAGCGGCGCCGAGGCCAACGAGGCGGCCATCAAGCTGGCGCGGAAGTGGGGCCGGCAGGACGGGCGGGGACGCTACGAGATCATCGTGGCCCAGCAGTCGTTCCACGGTCGGACCATGGGGACGCTGGCGGCCACGATGCAGCCCAAGTACCAGGAGCCGTTCGCGCCGTTGCTGCCGGGGTTCGTCGCGGTGCCGTTCAACGACCCCGACGCGTTGCCCGCCGCCACGACCGAGCGGACCGTGGCCGTGATGCTGGAGCCGGTGCAGGGCGAGAGCGGCGTGGTCCCGGCCGACCCCGGCTACCTGCAGGCGGTGCGCGAGTGGTGCACCGCCAACGACCTCCTGCTCATCCTCGATGAGGTGCAGACCGGGATGGGCCGCACGGGGACGCTGTTCGCCTACGAGCAGTACGGCATCGAGCCCGACGTGCTCACCCTGGCCAAGGGGTTGGGCGGCGGCGTGCCGATCGGCGCGCTGCTGGTCAAGGAGCGGTACGCCGCCCTGGGGCCGGGCGACCATGGCAGCACGTTTGGCGGGAACCCGCTGGCCTGCGCGGCGGCCCTGGCGGTGGCCCGGACGATCGTGGCCGAGGGGTTGCCGGTGCGCGCGGGGGCCATGGGCCGCTACTTCGCCGCGGGGTTGCAGCGGCTGGTCGACCGCGGGCTGGCCCGCGCGGTGCGCGGCCGGGGACTGCTGCTGGCCCTCGACCTCGCCGTGGAGGCCGGGCCGGTCGTCGACGCGTGTCGCGCGGCGGGCCTGCTGGTGAACGCGGTGCAGGCGAAGACGCTGCGGTTCGCGCCGCCGTTGATCGTGGGCGAGGAGGAGATCGACCAGGCGCTGGCGATCCTGGAGCGGGTCCTCGCGGAGGTCGCCACGGCCCCGGGGCCGGTCGCGACGAGCTAG